A single Mercenaria mercenaria strain notata chromosome 9, MADL_Memer_1, whole genome shotgun sequence DNA region contains:
- the LOC128559214 gene encoding uncharacterized protein K02A2.6-like gives MAVFGKIDEFNLYGENWDEYEERLMHYFIANKIDDNDIKRSILLSVFHQRKQGEGEGVSQYLAELRKLSENCEFKEFLDEALRDRFVCGLAAPSIQKKLLSEDKLTLKKAVEIAVSMEMAAKETVKLKTGPEIEIKHIANKFTTGQKECFRYGKTNHDSDSCFHKKSQCHTCKQYGHLGKRCPQKQSKTGMNSAHPKPSTARPQRSGKFPWKPKKNKSKVQYFENAESVAYESDASSVDSDSRDWPLFTIKSPKQKEIVVNVDIEGHFQKMELDTGASVSILSETDYNQHFNNIPLKDSSVILKTYTNETVQILGEINVNVCYGSQKANLPLVVVKGSGPALFGRNWLSKLTLDWGKIKFTFTDRGLSAVNELLKKFPGVFDNKCGTMQGVTVKLSVKDGSNPVFYKPRSVPYALRDKVAVEIDRLVKEGIIEKISYSDWATPIVAIQKPNKTVRICGDYKVTINPVLDVPEYPLPTAEDVFQKLNGGEKFTKLDLSHAYQQVLLDKSSRKYVTINTHLGLFRYLRLPYGVASAPALFQETMDKILNGLEHVGCILDDIIITGVDDNEHLRNLEIVLQRLNDMNKIKHCQMLLHAR, from the exons ATGGCCGTATTCGGGAAAATAGACGAGTTTAACCTTTATGGCGAAAACTGGGACGAATACGAGGAAAGattaatgcattattttattgCCAATAAAATCGACGACAATGATATTAAAAGGTCCATACTGTTGTCGGTG TTTCATCAGAGGAAACAAGGAGAGGGAGAAGGTGTTAGTCAGTATTTAGCAGAACTGAGAAAATTGAGTGAAAATTGTGAATTTAAAGAGTTTCTTGATGAAGCACTTCGAGATAGATTTGTTTGTGGGTTAGCTGCACCATCAATTCAAAAGAAGCTACTGTCTGAAGATAAATTGACTTTGAAAAAGGCTGTCGAAATTGCCGTGTCTATGGAAATGGCTGCGAAAGAGACTGTAAAACTTAAAACTGGtcctgaaattgaaattaaacacaTAGCAAATAAATTTACGACTGGTCAAAAGGAGTGTTTTCGTTAtggtaaaacaaatcatgattCAGACTcgtgttttcataaaaaaagtcagTGTCATACATGTAAACAATATGGTCATTTAGGTAAACGGTGTCCTCAAAAACAGTCAAAAACTGGTATGAATTCAGCACATCCGAAACCTAGTACAGCAAGGCCACAGCGTTCAGGTAAATTTCCATGGaaaccaaagaaaaataaatccaaggtacaatattttgaaaatgctgaATCTGTTGCATATGAATCCGATGCTAGTAGTGTAGACAGTGACAGTCGAGATTGGCCgttatttactattaaatctccaaaacagaaagaaattgtAGTGAATGTAGACATTGAAGgccattttcaaaaaatggaaCTTGACACTGGTGCTTCAGTTTCAATACTTTCAGAGACTGATTATAATCAACATTTCAATAACATACCACTTAAAGATAGTTCGGTTATTCTGAAAACCTATACCAATGAAACAGTTCAGATTTTGGGCGAAATTAATGTTAATGTGTGCTATGGTAGTCAGAAAGCTAACTTGCCTCTAGTTGTTGTGAAAGGTTCCGGTCCAGCATTGTTTGGAAGGAATTGGCTGTCAAAACTCACTTTAGATTGGGgaaaaatcaaatttacattcACTGATCGAGGACTGTCTGCAGTCAATGAACTACTGAAAAAGTTTCCTGGTGTATTTGACAATAAATGTGGTACTATGCAAGGAGTCACTGTCAAGTTGTCAGTGAAGGATGGTAGTAATCCTGTATTTTATAAACCTAGGTCGGTGCCTTATGCTCTTCGTGATAAGGTCGCTGTTGAAATTGATCGTCTTGTTAAAGAAGGAATAATCGAAAAAATTTCCTATTCAGACTGGGCTACACCAATAGTAGCTATTCAAAAGCCTAACAAAACGGTAAGGATCTGTGGGGATTATAAAGTCACGATTAACCCAGTGTTAGATGTTCCAGAATATCCCTTACCTACCGCAGAAGATGTTTTCCAAAAATTAAACGGGGGTGAAAAATTCACAAAATTGGACTTATCTCATGCATATCAACAGGTGTTGCTTGATAAATCATCAAGGAAGTACGTTACTATTAATACTCACCTGGGATTGTTCCGGTATCTCCGTCTACCATATGGCGTTGCGTCAGCTCCAGCATTGTTCCAAGAGACAATGGACAAAATTTTGAATGGGTTGGAGCATGTAGGCTGCATTCTGGATGATATTATTATTACCGGGGTTGATGACAATGAACATTTGCGTAATTTGGAAATCGTATTACAGAGACTGAATGATATGAATAAAATTAAACACTGCCAAATGTTACTTCATGCAAGATGA